In a genomic window of Myotis daubentonii chromosome 18, mMyoDau2.1, whole genome shotgun sequence:
- the HAPLN2 gene encoding hyaluronan and proteoglycan link protein 2 gives MQGWLNLPTLCHFLLLWASTTFHRALGDPASYRGPHYLLPPIHEVIHSRRGATTTLPCILGTLPPSYKVRWSKVEPGELRETSILITNGLHARSYGALEGRARMRRGHRLDASLVIAGVRLEDEGRYRCELINGIEDESVALTLRLEGVVFPYQPSRGRYQFNYYEAKQACEEQGGRLATYAQLYQAWTEGLDWCNAGWLLEGSVHYPVLTARAPCGGHGRPGIRSYGPRDRKRDRYDAFCFTSTQAGHVFFVPGRLTLSEAQAACRRRGAVVAKVGHLYAAWKFSGLDQCDGGWLADGSVRFPITTPRPRCGGLPDPGVRSFGFPQPQRASYGTYCYSE, from the exons ATGCAAGGTTGGCTCAATCTCCCCACACTCTGTCACTTCCTTCTCCTGTGGGCCTCCACCACCTTCCACAGAGCTCTCGGGGACCCAG CATCCTACCGGGgcccccactacctcctgccccccatccaCGAGGTCATTCACTCTCGTCGTGGCGCCACGACCACGCTGCCCTGCATCCTGGGCACCCTGCCTCCCAGCTACAAGGTGCGCTGGAGCAAAGTGGAGCCAGGGGAGCTCCGGGAAACCTCGATCCTCATCACCAACGGACTGCATGCCCGGAGCTACGGGGCTCTGGAGGGCCGAGCCAGGATGCGGAGGGGGCATCGGCTGGACGCCTCTCTGGTCATTGCGGGCGTGCGCCTGGAGGACGAGGGCCGGTACCGCTGTGAGCTCATCAACGGCATCGAGGACGAGAGCGTGGCGCTGACCCTGCGCCTGGAGG GTGTGGTGTTTCCGTACCAGCCCAGCCGGGGCAGGTACCAGTTCAATTACTACGAGGCGAAGCAGGCATGCGAGGAGCAGGGCGGACGCCTGGCCACCTACGCGCAGCTGTACCAGG CATGGACCGAGGGGCTGGACTGGTGCAACGCGGGCTGGCTGCTCGAGGGATCCGTGCACTACCCTGTGCTTACCGCGCGTGCTCCGTGCGGCGGCCACGGTCGGCCGGGGATCCGCAGCTACGGGCCCCGCGACCGGAAGCGCGACCGCTACGACGCCTTCTGTTTCACCTCcacgcaggcag GCCACGTGTTCTTCGTGCCCGGGCGGCTGACCCTGTCCGAAGCCCAGGCGGCATGCCGGCGGCGCGGGGCCGTGGTGGCGAAGGTCGGGCACCTGTACGCGGCCTGGAAGTTCTCGGGGCTGGACCAATGCGACGGCGGGTGGCTGGCGGACGGCAGCGTGCGCTTCCCCATCACCACGCCTCGGCCGCGCTGCGGGGGCCTCCCTGATCCCGGCGTGCGCAGCTTCGGCTTCCCGCAGCCCCAGCGGGCCAGCTACGGGACCTACTGCTACTCCGAGTAG
- the LOC132220799 gene encoding G patch domain-containing protein 4 produces MKVTPEVRSHGMKFAEEQLLKHGWTPGKGLGRKENGITQALRVTLKQDTHGVGHDPAKEFTNHWWNELFNRTAASLVVDTKQDGVQIRRLSKETTRHNHPKPNMLYQKFVKTATLTSDGEKPDKDLESCSDDDNQEPQPSKILTDEMLLQACEGRTAHKAARHGITMKAKLARLEAQEQAFLAQLRGQDPGVSQLQTESKPLKKKKKKQKEEEEATATERNADKEYPECTGQSIRKSKKKRQLQDRKEGTTVGDEEEVTETGGLGELKSREQTDSSHRKRKKKKRQHHEAEKLGVLGRGGGKGDVGGIRTEKVEGQAHTDSHSRSKQQCEEEEDLNTEDKEGEEAVVDGGTREAESRACSDKKRRSKKRQRHQEGVVDISDGHEDGRIREAESRAHPGSSSRGKQRRQQQAEEERATVSTDQRAKKKKLKKRD; encoded by the exons ATGAAGGTCACCCCGGAGGTTAGGAGTCATGGGATGAAGTttgctgaggagcagctgctaaaGCACGGATGGACTCCAG GCAAAGGCCTGGGCCGGAAGGAGAATGGCATTACCCAGGCCCTCAGGGTGACGCTAAAGCAGGACACTCATGGG GTGGGACATGACCCTGCCAAGGAGTTCACAAACCACTGGTGGAATGAGCTCTTCAACAGAACGGCAGCCAGCCTGGTGGTGGACACTAAGCAG GACGGAGTACAGATAAGGCGCCTTTCTAAGGAGACCACCCGTCATAATCATCCCAAGCCCAACATGCTGTATCAAAAGTTTGTGAAG ACTGCCACACTGACCTCAGATGGGGAGAAGCCAGACAAGGACTTGGAAAGCTGCAGTGATGACGACAACCAGGAGCCCCAGCCTTCAAAAAT TCTGACTGATGAGATGCTGCTCCAAGCCTGTGAGGGTCGAACAGCACACAA GGCTGCCCGTCATGGAATTACGATGAAGGCTAAACTTGCTCGTTTGgaggcccaggagcaggccttCCTGGCTCAGCTCAGAGGCCAGGACCCTGGGGTCTCTCAACTGCAGACTGAGAGCAAGcccctcaaaaaaaagaaaaagaagcagaaagaggaagaggaggctaCAGCAACTGAAAGGAACGCAGACAAGGAGTATCCCGAATGTACTGGCCAGAGCATCAGGAAAAGCAAGAAGAAAAGACAACTTCAAGATAGGAAAGAGGGGACAACTGTAGGGGATGAGGAAGAGGTCACAGAAACAGGAGGGCTTGGGGAACTAAAgagcagagaacaaactgattcATCCcacaggaaaaggaagaaaaagaagaggcagCACCATGAAGCGGAGAAGCTGGGGGTCTTAGGTAGAGGAGGAGGTAAGGGGGATGTAGGTGGTATCAGAACAGAGAAGGTAGAGGGCCAAGCACACACTGATTCACACAGCAGAAGCAAGCAGCAGTGCGAGGAGGAGGAAGACTTGAATACAGAGGATAAAGAAGGTGAGGAAGCTGTGGTAGATGGTGGGACGAGGGAAGCAGAAAGCAGAGCGTGCAGTGATAAGAAACGCAGAAGCAAGAAAAGACAGCGGCATCAGGAGGGTGTCGTGGACATAAGCGATGGACATGAGGATGGCAGGATTAGggaagcagagagcagagcacACCCTGGCTCAAGCAGCAGAGGTaagcagaggaggcagcagcaagCAGAGGAGGAAAGAGCCACAGTCAGCACTGACCAGAgagcaaaaaagaagaaactgaagaagagagACTGA
- the NAXE gene encoding NAD(P)H-hydrate epimerase has protein sequence MSRLWSLFGFGLLVAGSRLPRVRSQASACRVSPTWWGPQRLSSGGRGDPEVMASAQVKLLSQEEAQAVDEELFKEYQFSVDQLMELAGLSCATAIAKAYPPTSLSRSPPTVLVICGPGNNGGDGLVCARHLKLFGYQPTIYYPKRPNKPLFTALVTQCEKMDIPFLGEMPPEPQLIDELYELVVDAIFGFSFKGDVREPFRNILSILSGLTVPIASIDIPSGWDVEKGNPGGIQPDLLISLTAPKKSATHFTGRYHYLGGRFVPPALEKKYQLNLPPYPDTECVYRLQ, from the exons ATGTCCCGGCTGTGGTCGCTGTTCGGGTTTGGGCTGCTGGTGGCGGGATCGCGCCTGCCGCGCGTCCGGTCCCAGGCCAGCGCCTGCCGAGTGAGCCCCACCTGGTGGGGGCCGCAGCGGCTGAGCTCGGGCGGCCGCGGGGACCCGGAGGTCATGGCGAGCGCGCAGGTGAAGCTCTTGAG CCAGGAGGAGGCGCAGGCCGTGGACGAGGAGCTGTTCAAGGAGTACCAGTTCAGCGTGGACCAACTCATGGAGCTGGCGGGGCTGAGCTGTGCGACAGCCATTGCCAAG GCATACCCCCCCACGTCCCTGTCCAGgagcccccccactgtcctggtCATCTGTGGCCCTGGGAACAACGGAGGCGACGGCCTGGTCTGCGCTCGGCACCTCAAACTCTTC GGCTACCAGCCAACCATCTATTACCCCAAAAGGCCGAACAAGCCACTCTTCACTGCCCTGGTGACCCAGTGTGAGAAAATGGACATCCCTTTCCTCGGTGAAATGCCCCCAGAG ccccagctgaTCGATGAGCTATATGAGTTGGTGGTGGATGCCATCTTTGGCTTCAGCTTCAAGGGAGATGTTCGGGAGCCATTCCGCAACATCCTGAGCATCCTGAGTGGACTCACCGTGCCCATTGCCAGCATCGACATTCCCTCAG GATGGGATGTGGAGAAGGGAAACCCTGGAGGGATCCAGCCAGACTTGCTCATCTCCCTGACTGCACCTAAAAAGTCTGCCACCCACTTCACTGGCCGCTACCACTACCTGGGGGGTCGTTTCGTACCACCTGCTCTGGAAAAGAAGTACCAGCTGAATCTGCCACCGTACCCTGACACGGAGTGTGTATACCGTCTGCAGTGA
- the TTC24 gene encoding tetratricopeptide repeat protein 24, with product MSSPNPEGTPQEPETEPSSSQEKKKRSKCQQHEASIQDLTRAGHRALLARQNHEALTSFQRAFLLASRASRGRDTPLLRACAFNLGAAYVETGDPARGLELLLRAQPEEKAQGRCHGDQCFNVALAYQALGHLPQALAWYHRALGHYQPLGDQGQAQAKMGACYQALGQPELAAQCLQEASQAYAQAGQPRAAALALGAAAGCMLKSGQHGVGEVVQVLEESWRLAEMSTERRLLGQLYNDLGLGYSQLQLFPLALEAFLQALPLCRGPGEEATVLRNLGMAHNALGNYQEARGFHQKAADLHGSVGQRWEQGRSFGSLAFALSQLGDHKAARDNYLHALQAAQDTGDVKGQWQACEGLGAAAARLGQHDQALKYYKEALAQCQKEPDSVRERLVAKLADAMRTHLAQGGLDPTHTPVSAPGKPRPPGGAGPAGTRARLGRSPAEAKHSNPNDFYPAQEAWPVPCLLHGLTVDLRERKNAAERGDMQLTSPPYCSAAHRQR from the exons ATGTCTTCCCCCAACCCCGAGGGTACCCCACAAGAGCCTGAGACTGAGCCCTCCAGCTCccaggagaaaaagaagagaagcaaGTGTCAGCAGCATGAGGCCAGCATCCAAGACCTCACCAGGGCTGGCCACAGGGCCCTCCTGGCTCGCCAGAACCATGAGGCCTTGACCAGCTTCCAGAGGGCGTTCCTCCTGGCCTCCAGGGCCTCACGGGGGCGGGACACTCCTCTTCTCCGGGCCTGTGCCTTCAACCTGGGGGCTGCCTACGTGGAGACGGGGGACCCAGCCAGAGGCCTTGAGCTGCTCCTAAGGGCCCAACCTGAAGAGAAGGCACAGGGCAGGTGTCATGGTGACCAGTGTTTCAATGTGGCTTTGGCCTACCAAGCCCTGGGCCACCTGCCTCAAGCGTTGGCCTGGTACCACAGGGCCCTGGGCCACTACCAGCCCCTGGGTgaccagggccaggcccaggcaaAAATGGGAGCCTGCTACCAGGCTCTGGGACAGCCTGAGCTAGCAGCCCAGTGCTTGCAGGAAGCAAGCCAGGCCTATGCCCAAGCAGGGCAGCCCCGGGCGGCAGCCCTGGCGTTGGGGGCTGCGGCGGGGTGTATGCTGAAGAGCGGGCAGCACGGCGTGGGTGAAGTGGTGCAGGTGCTGGAGGAGAGCTGGCGGCTGGCGGAGATGAGCACTGAGCGGCGACTGCTTG GGCAGCTCTATAACGACCTGGGCCTGGGCTACTCCCAGCTCCAGCTGTTCCCACTAGCACTAGAGGCCTTCCTGCAGGCCTTGCCCTTGTGCCGGGGGCCGGGAGAGGAGGCCACGGTGCTGAGAAACCTTGGGATGGCCCACAATGCCCTTGGCAACTACCAGGAAGCCCGGGGGTTTCACCAGAAAGCTGCTGACCTGCATG GTTCTGTGGGGcagcggtgggagcagggccggAGCTTTGGCAGCTTGGCATTTGCGCTGAGCCAGCTGGGGGACCACAAGGCCGCCAGAGACAACTACCTCCATGCTCTGCAGGCTGCCCAGGACACTG GGGACGTGAAGGGGCAGTGGCAGGCCTGCGAGGGTCTGGGGGCTGCTGCAGCCAGACTGGGGCAGCATGACCAGGCCTTGAAGTACTATAAGGAGGCGCTGGCCCAGTGTCAG aagGAGCCAGATTCTGTGCGAGAACGGCTGGTGGCCAAGCTGGCGGACGCCATGAGGACCCACTTGGCTCAGGGTGGGCTGGACCCAACTCACACCCCG GTCTCAGCTCCAGGGAAGCCTCGGCCTCCGGGTGGGGCCGGCCCGGCAGGGACTCGCGCCAGACTGGGAAGAAGCCCCGCAGAAGCAAAGCACAG TAATCCGAACGACTTTTACCCAGCTCAGGAGGCCTGGCCggtcccctgcctcctgcacggcctgACCGTAGACCTCAGAGAAAGGAAGAACGCCGCTGAACGTGGGGATATGCAGCTTACATCTCCTCCCTACTGCTCCGCTGCCCACCGGCAGAGGTAA